In one window of Thiobacillus sp. DNA:
- a CDS encoding endonuclease/exonuclease/phosphatase family protein — translation MRLLSWNIQWGRGLDGRVDLARITDTLRAMGDFDVVCLQEVACNFPGLPGSAGEDQVAALAAGLPGYTPLYAPATDLPDAKGGRKLFGNALFSRLPVGQVFRHLLTWPADPSVPSMQRVLLEAVVTAPWGPVRVMTTHLEYYSPAIRAAQVASIRSLHAQACAHAQVPRQGKGEGGGPFEVLPRPASALLCGDMNFPEGSPERLLLLAEFDDGTVPWRDCWEVLHPGEPHAPTVGIHPVDFVDRPSCYDFVFLTEDLAPRLVGHGVNVETSASDHQPVWVELKD, via the coding sequence ATGCGTCTGCTGAGCTGGAACATCCAATGGGGCAGGGGCCTGGACGGAAGGGTGGACCTGGCCCGCATCACGGACACCCTCCGGGCCATGGGGGACTTTGATGTGGTCTGCCTGCAGGAGGTGGCCTGCAATTTTCCCGGCCTGCCGGGGAGCGCGGGAGAAGACCAGGTGGCCGCATTGGCGGCGGGCCTGCCCGGCTACACGCCCCTCTACGCCCCCGCCACCGACCTGCCCGACGCCAAGGGCGGCCGCAAGCTGTTCGGCAACGCCCTGTTCTCGCGCCTGCCCGTGGGTCAGGTATTCCGCCACCTGTTAACCTGGCCGGCGGACCCCTCCGTGCCCAGCATGCAGCGGGTATTGCTGGAGGCGGTGGTGACCGCTCCCTGGGGGCCCGTACGGGTGATGACCACCCACCTGGAGTACTACTCCCCCGCCATCCGCGCCGCCCAGGTCGCCAGCATTCGCAGCCTCCACGCCCAGGCCTGTGCCCACGCCCAGGTGCCGCGCCAAGGCAAGGGGGAAGGCGGTGGCCCCTTCGAGGTGCTGCCCCGGCCCGCCTCGGCCCTGCTGTGTGGTGACATGAACTTCCCCGAAGGCTCCCCGGAAAGGCTGCTGCTTCTCGCCGAGTTCGACGACGGCACGGTGCCGTGGCGGGACTGTTGGGAGGTGCTCCATCCCGGCGAGCCCCACGCGCCTACGGTGGGCATCCATCCGGTGGATTTCGTGGACCGGCCCAGTTGCTATGACTTCGTCTTCCTCACCGAGGACCTGGCGCCCCGACTGGTCGGCCATGGGGTGAACGTGGAGACCTCCGCCTCGGACCACCAGCCGGTGTGGGTGGAACTGAAGGATTGA